Proteins found in one Nitratiruptor sp. SB155-2 genomic segment:
- a CDS encoding VWA domain-containing protein, whose protein sequence is MSFAAWHWLFLIIPTLLLFWLIREKRESVPLPKELIITQSSNKIKLLPIVLIFLFIALARPVLLKPKTSSTSLQPLFIALDMSASMMAQDIKPNRLTYAKRAIEELIQKTNHKIALIVFTSNPLIIAPPTTDKAILLQALHSIDPKNIMTKSTNIQKLLDFVSVFQGSIDLALFSDGGEEKILHKPKNIRLHFVQIATKEGALIPTSEGFLKHDGKLVVTRLNEDINQYVDFVYPYDQYLDILNNIETKVTKTQKMERVELFFIPLLIATLLILYIYTTIFEKIRSFIPLMIAFSLPMHASLLDEWKLQKGYEAYYNTEYQKSIAYFHNLPYIEARYAEAMALMKLGKYRKAANILKSIKTTDVALKARIYEALGVCYEKMRKYDVALEYYVLAAQFKPNKDLIKKIEDLALKKRPKKLLLPFSKKRIIKKEHSKNDKGKSAGSSNLQTAGLASSSRGGKKTKQKSQSVTTKGSSMPLGSRLYDLINKGYIHEKNPW, encoded by the coding sequence ATGAGTTTTGCAGCTTGGCATTGGCTTTTTCTCATCATTCCAACGCTCCTTCTTTTTTGGTTGATCCGCGAAAAGAGAGAGAGCGTTCCTTTGCCAAAAGAGCTTATCATTACCCAAAGCAGCAATAAAATAAAGCTATTACCTATCGTTCTCATTTTTCTTTTTATCGCATTGGCAAGACCTGTACTACTCAAACCAAAAACGAGTTCCACTTCCCTACAACCTCTTTTTATCGCCCTGGATATGTCGGCAAGTATGATGGCTCAAGATATCAAACCAAACAGACTCACGTACGCGAAAAGGGCTATAGAAGAACTGATCCAAAAAACGAATCACAAAATCGCTCTTATTGTATTTACTTCAAATCCTCTTATCATTGCACCTCCAACAACGGATAAGGCAATTCTTTTACAAGCCTTGCACAGCATCGATCCCAAAAATATCATGACAAAATCCACCAATATCCAAAAGCTCCTCGATTTTGTCTCTGTGTTTCAAGGAAGTATCGATCTGGCGCTTTTCAGTGATGGCGGAGAAGAAAAAATCCTCCATAAACCAAAAAATATACGACTGCATTTCGTTCAAATCGCCACCAAAGAGGGAGCACTCATCCCAACATCTGAAGGATTCCTCAAACATGATGGCAAACTGGTTGTAACAAGACTCAATGAAGATATCAATCAATACGTTGACTTTGTCTATCCATACGATCAATACCTAGATATTTTAAATAACATAGAGACAAAAGTCACTAAAACCCAGAAGATGGAGAGAGTCGAACTCTTTTTTATTCCACTTCTCATTGCAACGCTACTCATTCTATACATTTATACGACAATATTTGAGAAAATTCGCTCCTTCATCCCTCTTATGATTGCATTTTCACTTCCAATGCATGCATCCTTGCTGGATGAATGGAAACTGCAAAAAGGATACGAAGCCTATTACAATACAGAGTATCAAAAAAGCATCGCATACTTCCACAACCTCCCCTATATAGAAGCACGCTATGCTGAGGCTATGGCTTTGATGAAACTTGGAAAATATAGAAAAGCTGCAAATATCCTCAAATCCATCAAAACAACAGATGTGGCGCTCAAGGCTAGAATCTATGAAGCCCTTGGAGTATGTTATGAAAAAATGAGAAAATATGATGTAGCTTTGGAGTATTACGTTTTGGCGGCTCAATTCAAACCAAATAAAGATTTGATCAAAAAAATAGAAGATTTGGCCTTGAAAAAAAGGCCCAAAAAACTGCTTCTTCCTTTTTCAAAAAAGCGTATCATCAAAAAAGAGCATAGCAAAAACGACAAAGGCAAGAGTGCTGGAAGCAGCAATCTCCAAACAGCAGGTCTTGCAAGTTCGAGCCGTGGAGGAAAGAAAACGAAACAAAAGAGCCAAAGTGTCACTACTAAAGGAAGCAGCATGCCACTTGGCTCAAGACTCTATGATTTGATCAACAAAGGATATATCCATGAAAAAAATCCTTGGTAG
- a CDS encoding response regulator, which produces MKVLIVENEIYLAQSIATKLSEIGFTCETAASIKDALQEQNFDIVLLSTNINGQDFYPVIEAYKDKIIILLVSYISQDTVSDPLKAGANDYILKPFMIEELIRKIRHFIEHERLVKENRTYRQYLKNSFRGFSIDNISIKDPLPLFITTNYQRYADAYAFAYADMVDEPFVYYTLNDKGAINQIKSEDPTQLLYITDFQNLKKSEKIQFLEIIANKRAIISSTEKESEEIPFKQIELKSDNKVFDRNDIMTIDEYVKYIIINYQYKFPDTTISKKLGISRKSLWEKRKKYEIFKKK; this is translated from the coding sequence ATGAAAGTACTTATCGTAGAAAACGAAATCTATCTAGCCCAAAGTATCGCTACAAAACTCTCTGAAATTGGATTTACCTGTGAAACGGCAGCTAGTATCAAAGATGCATTGCAAGAACAAAATTTTGACATTGTTCTCCTTTCGACCAATATCAATGGACAAGATTTCTATCCAGTCATCGAAGCGTACAAAGACAAGATCATTATCCTTTTAGTCTCTTACATCTCCCAAGATACTGTATCCGATCCATTAAAAGCCGGGGCAAACGACTATATTCTCAAACCTTTTATGATTGAAGAGCTTATACGCAAAATAAGACATTTTATTGAACATGAAAGGCTTGTAAAAGAGAATAGAACCTATAGGCAATATCTCAAAAATAGTTTCAGAGGGTTCTCTATCGACAATATATCGATAAAAGATCCTTTGCCACTTTTCATAACGACAAATTATCAGCGATATGCAGATGCGTATGCCTTTGCCTATGCTGATATGGTCGATGAACCGTTCGTCTACTATACTCTCAACGACAAAGGAGCTATCAACCAAATCAAAAGTGAAGATCCTACACAACTTCTCTATATTACAGATTTTCAAAACCTGAAAAAAAGTGAAAAAATACAATTTTTGGAGATAATAGCAAATAAACGAGCAATCATATCCTCGACCGAAAAAGAGTCAGAGGAGATCCCTTTTAAGCAGATAGAACTCAAAAGCGACAACAAGGTGTTCGATAGAAATGACATCATGACGATCGATGAATATGTCAAATATATCATCATCAACTATCAGTACAAATTTCCTGACACTACCATCTCGAAAAAGTTGGGAATTTCACGTAAAAGCCTTTGGGAAAAAAGGAAAAAGTATGAAATCTTCAAGAAAAAATAG
- the pstA gene encoding phosphate ABC transporter permease PstA codes for MRKRKIINVIIMSLSTIAALIGLFFLFWILWVLFSKGLDAMSIKIFTLDTAPPGREGGLRNALVGQLILVGVASLIGIPLGIMAGTYLSEYGGNSKFSNFLRDISDIMMSAPSIVIGAFVYAILVAPVGHFSGWAGAVALAIMMIPIVLRTTDDMLSLVSKQLREAAYALGAPKYKVIMQVVYRGAKVGMLTGILLSIARIAGETAPLLFTSFNNNFYTTNLDEAMASLTVTMFNFATSPYDDWIKLGWAAAFILGAFVLFVNIIGRMIIKKKVK; via the coding sequence ATGAGAAAAAGAAAAATAATCAATGTTATTATTATGTCCTTATCGACAATAGCCGCTCTTATAGGTCTCTTTTTCCTCTTTTGGATTTTATGGGTTCTGTTTAGTAAAGGGTTGGATGCAATGAGCATCAAAATTTTCACCCTTGATACGGCTCCTCCAGGGCGTGAAGGGGGACTGAGAAATGCTCTTGTGGGGCAATTGATTCTAGTTGGTGTGGCTTCTTTGATCGGTATTCCTCTTGGTATCATGGCTGGGACATATTTGAGTGAATATGGTGGGAACTCCAAATTTTCCAACTTTTTAAGAGACATTAGTGATATTATGATGAGTGCTCCTTCTATCGTTATTGGCGCTTTTGTTTATGCAATACTAGTAGCCCCTGTAGGACATTTTAGTGGTTGGGCAGGTGCTGTGGCCCTGGCCATCATGATGATTCCGATAGTATTAAGAACGACAGATGATATGCTTTCCCTCGTTTCCAAACAGCTACGAGAAGCTGCCTATGCCCTGGGAGCTCCAAAATATAAAGTGATTATGCAAGTGGTCTATCGGGGGGCAAAAGTTGGTATGCTTACAGGGATTTTACTCTCCATTGCAAGGATTGCAGGTGAGACGGCTCCACTTCTTTTTACATCCTTCAATAACAATTTCTATACGACGAATTTAGATGAAGCCATGGCTTCTTTGACTGTTACAATGTTTAATTTTGCGACGAGTCCATATGATGATTGGATCAAGCTTGGATGGGCCGCAGCATTTATTTTAGGTGCTTTTGTGCTTTTTGTGAATATAATAGGCCGAATGATTATCAAGAAAAAGGTTAAGTAA
- a CDS encoding sulfate adenylyltransferase — translation MKSSRKNRSLFIDQEAVSTLAMVQEGLLHPVDKLMNQKEAQEVDSTKEYKGKSFPFSFLLAPSGKKNEEILRSLKSGEHVDLISNGKHVGSIDVEEVFPIDPIERLKNIYGTADISHPGIEATLKRLGNYAVSGTFHVEFEDVKKAKEEIAKRKKELKAKEVSAIMLAAKPLHRAHERLIRSTLEHSDLVVLFLLKPYVNDQFSYELRYKTVDYFVKNYLPKNRVITVPLENTYIFAGFNELILDAIVAQNFGCTRLVVGKNHAGLGLYYDKNSLKSVFDNLKGINIQIEMVNEFVYCDKCKTLVSTETCPHGSHHHISYHADSILELLKLGLLPPAVLVRKEISAILLSELFPKRFKNLEKLYADLIPNSGILEKHTEKDFYIQLMKLYQTTSLT, via the coding sequence ATGAAATCTTCAAGAAAAAATAGATCTTTATTTATTGATCAAGAGGCAGTATCGACGCTGGCAATGGTACAAGAGGGCCTTTTGCACCCAGTTGACAAGCTGATGAACCAAAAAGAGGCGCAAGAGGTCGATTCTACAAAAGAGTACAAAGGCAAGTCGTTTCCTTTCTCCTTCCTACTCGCACCCAGTGGAAAAAAAAATGAAGAGATTCTTCGTTCGCTCAAATCGGGGGAACATGTAGACCTTATCAGCAATGGCAAACATGTAGGCTCAATAGACGTAGAAGAGGTTTTCCCCATCGATCCCATTGAGAGGCTTAAAAATATTTACGGTACGGCGGATATTTCACATCCAGGAATCGAAGCAACTTTGAAGCGACTTGGAAACTATGCGGTCTCTGGTACCTTTCACGTGGAGTTTGAAGACGTCAAAAAAGCAAAAGAGGAGATTGCAAAACGCAAAAAGGAGCTCAAGGCAAAAGAGGTAAGCGCCATCATGCTTGCAGCCAAACCATTGCATAGGGCCCATGAAAGGCTTATTCGATCCACTCTTGAGCATAGTGATCTTGTGGTTCTTTTTTTATTGAAGCCCTATGTCAATGATCAATTCTCTTATGAATTACGATACAAAACAGTGGACTATTTTGTCAAAAACTATCTTCCGAAAAATAGAGTCATCACCGTTCCACTGGAAAACACCTATATTTTTGCAGGTTTCAATGAACTTATTCTCGATGCCATTGTAGCGCAAAACTTTGGATGCACCCGCTTGGTCGTAGGGAAAAACCATGCAGGATTGGGGCTGTATTACGACAAAAACAGTTTAAAAAGTGTTTTTGACAATCTCAAAGGTATCAATATTCAAATAGAGATGGTCAATGAATTCGTCTACTGTGACAAATGTAAAACATTGGTCAGCACAGAAACCTGTCCACATGGAAGTCACCACCATATCTCTTACCATGCTGATTCTATCTTGGAACTTTTAAAACTGGGGCTACTTCCCCCTGCTGTTTTGGTACGAAAGGAGATCAGTGCGATACTGCTCAGTGAACTTTTTCCAAAACGCTTTAAAAATCTTGAAAAACTGTATGCAGACCTCATCCCAAACAGTGGCATTTTGGAAAAACATACTGAAAAAGATTTCTATATTCAACTGATGAAACTCTATCAGACAACCTCTTTGACATAG
- a CDS encoding phosphatidylglycerophosphatase A family protein: MRRFFLTGCYTGTLPKAPGTWGTLFGALLGGLFLHFLPQSSLFLLVILVTIVAIKEINLYEQETNTHDDPSIVIDEIAGIWLSYSILPSTHLIWLAVAFVLFRFFDITKPSYIKKLDRMPGGLGVMADDLLAGLLAGLLTGLIYVGVEKLL, from the coding sequence ATGAGACGCTTTTTTCTCACAGGATGCTATACAGGAACCCTCCCAAAAGCCCCGGGAACGTGGGGAACACTTTTTGGCGCTTTGCTCGGTGGACTTTTTTTGCATTTCTTACCCCAATCCAGCCTCTTTTTACTGGTTATTCTTGTAACAATCGTCGCCATCAAAGAGATCAATCTATACGAACAAGAAACAAACACTCATGACGATCCATCTATCGTTATCGATGAAATCGCAGGCATCTGGCTTTCCTACTCTATCTTGCCAAGTACACATCTCATTTGGCTAGCAGTAGCATTTGTACTCTTTCGGTTTTTCGATATCACAAAACCCTCCTATATCAAAAAATTGGATCGCATGCCAGGAGGTTTAGGCGTTATGGCAGATGACCTCTTGGCAGGTCTTTTGGCTGGACTTTTGACAGGACTCATATATGTCGGAGTGGAAAAACTTCTATGA
- the pstC gene encoding phosphate ABC transporter permease subunit PstC: MRKALDFLFKHIALISAVSVLIVLVAIFAILLKEALPAINAFGWKFLINTRWAPNMEIFGGLPAIYGSIMSTLIAMLIATPMAIGVAIFLTEIAHAKLKGPIGTAIEMLAAIPSIIYGMWGLFFFAPYIREWFGGNGLGLLTAGIVLAIMILPFMAAITRDSMNTTPDVLKESAYALGATKWDVVKDVVIPFAKAGIIGSIILALGRAIGETMAVTFVMGNAHKIPKHLTDPATSIPVTLANEFTEADSDLYYSSLFYLALILFVISFIVIAFAKFYFLRKLRAVK, translated from the coding sequence ATGAGAAAAGCCCTCGATTTTCTTTTTAAACATATAGCGCTGATATCGGCAGTCTCCGTTTTGATAGTGCTTGTCGCAATTTTTGCAATTTTGTTGAAAGAAGCGCTTCCTGCAATCAATGCTTTTGGCTGGAAGTTTTTGATCAATACAAGATGGGCGCCAAACATGGAGATTTTTGGAGGACTTCCTGCGATCTATGGCTCCATAATGTCCACGCTCATCGCTATGCTCATCGCTACACCGATGGCTATAGGGGTAGCTATATTTTTGACAGAGATCGCTCATGCGAAACTGAAAGGCCCTATAGGAACGGCAATTGAGATGCTTGCTGCTATTCCTTCCATTATCTATGGTATGTGGGGTCTCTTTTTCTTTGCACCTTATATCAGGGAGTGGTTTGGTGGCAATGGTCTTGGATTACTAACGGCTGGTATAGTACTTGCTATTATGATCTTGCCGTTTATGGCTGCAATCACCAGAGACAGTATGAATACAACGCCAGATGTTTTGAAAGAGTCAGCCTACGCTTTGGGTGCTACAAAGTGGGATGTGGTCAAAGATGTGGTGATTCCTTTTGCAAAAGCCGGAATCATTGGATCCATCATCCTGGCCCTTGGACGTGCCATTGGTGAAACGATGGCAGTGACATTTGTTATGGGGAATGCACACAAAATCCCAAAACATTTGACCGATCCGGCAACCAGTATACCTGTGACATTGGCAAATGAGTTTACAGAAGCAGACAGCGATCTGTACTATTCAAGCCTCTTTTACCTTGCTCTCATTTTATTCGTTATCAGTTTCATTGTGATCGCTTTTGCGAAGTTCTACTTTCTTAGAAAATTAAGGGCTGTAAAATGA
- a CDS encoding AAA family ATPase, producing the protein MIFQSIKSQIQKVIVGQEEMVDAIILALLCEGHVLLEGLPGLAKTTTIKTLAQALGIDSKRVQFTPDLLPSDITGAQIFNPKTGDFTIKHGPIFTNLLLADEINRAPAKVQSALLEAMQERQVTIAEKSFQLPFPFVVMATQNPIEQEGTYRLPEAQLDRFMFKIELGYNTPQEELEILERFEKKNEVRVEKVLSSEELQKAKEQVESIHIEKALKSYIVQIIQATRDHPDTMFGSSPRGSIDLLKASKAVAFKNGRDFVTPKDILDIIKPTLRHRIILSYEARAEGKSADMVIESIIKEVPIP; encoded by the coding sequence ATGATTTTTCAATCTATCAAATCCCAAATCCAAAAAGTGATCGTCGGTCAAGAGGAGATGGTGGATGCCATCATCTTGGCACTTCTGTGCGAAGGTCATGTATTGTTGGAGGGTTTACCGGGGCTTGCCAAAACGACTACTATCAAAACCCTTGCGCAGGCTCTTGGTATCGATTCAAAACGGGTACAATTCACACCCGATCTTTTGCCAAGCGATATAACTGGAGCACAAATATTCAATCCAAAAACGGGTGATTTTACGATAAAACATGGTCCAATTTTTACGAACCTCCTTTTAGCAGACGAGATAAACAGAGCTCCGGCAAAGGTGCAATCGGCTCTACTTGAAGCGATGCAAGAAAGACAAGTCACGATCGCTGAAAAAAGTTTTCAACTTCCATTTCCTTTTGTAGTGATGGCAACCCAAAACCCGATAGAACAAGAGGGAACATACCGGCTTCCCGAAGCGCAACTGGATCGCTTTATGTTCAAAATAGAGCTTGGATACAACACTCCCCAAGAAGAGCTTGAAATATTGGAACGGTTTGAAAAGAAAAATGAGGTACGGGTCGAAAAAGTCCTTTCAAGTGAAGAGCTCCAAAAAGCGAAAGAGCAAGTGGAGTCTATCCATATCGAAAAGGCCCTAAAAAGCTATATTGTCCAGATCATCCAAGCCACGAGGGATCACCCGGACACCATGTTCGGAAGCAGCCCTAGAGGCAGTATCGATCTATTAAAAGCCTCAAAAGCTGTTGCTTTTAAAAATGGACGCGACTTCGTCACACCTAAAGATATCCTCGATATTATAAAGCCGACCCTACGCCATAGGATTATTCTAAGCTATGAAGCACGAGCGGAAGGGAAAAGTGCCGATATGGTGATAGAATCCATCATCAAAGAAGTACCTATTCCATGA
- a CDS encoding BatD family protein: MKKILGSLLFCIALLAGDYNITINKNEAFVKEPIHLKLTYFAKNKETILWVKFAPKATKDFKVILLKKSSPSFGYENEYLIFPLKEGNLQLPVELKVKRASKQEIQTDILGTGYEQTKIIEGKITSYDIKPLHIVVKKTPKADLYGDFRIHLQLDKTKAKAYEPVYATLKITGVGFDHIPPIQLQTDPKVKILQDKPQHTVEFAPDGAHVRYEISYALIEKRDFDIEPLDLKMFDYRSLQRVSTPKYHITVKKTPIQPDTTNNPPKIEPVFHTFKKILTYIFIFFAGLLTGLLLFVIFKRRYQKRFEILLAKDERNLLQILAPLPGFEEEKELLNAAISRNKKVSLSKIKKKILKEMR, translated from the coding sequence ATGAAAAAAATCCTTGGTAGTCTCCTCTTTTGTATCGCCCTTCTTGCGGGCGATTACAATATCACTATCAATAAAAATGAAGCGTTCGTCAAAGAGCCTATCCATTTGAAACTCACCTATTTCGCAAAAAACAAAGAGACTATTTTATGGGTGAAATTCGCTCCAAAAGCGACAAAAGACTTCAAAGTGATTCTGCTTAAAAAAAGCTCTCCTAGCTTCGGATACGAAAACGAGTATCTCATTTTCCCTCTCAAAGAGGGGAACTTGCAGCTTCCAGTGGAGCTCAAAGTCAAAAGAGCCTCCAAACAAGAAATACAAACCGATATTTTAGGGACAGGATATGAGCAGACCAAAATAATTGAAGGCAAAATAACATCATACGATATCAAACCACTACACATTGTTGTCAAAAAGACACCGAAAGCCGATCTCTATGGCGATTTTCGCATCCATTTACAACTTGACAAAACCAAAGCCAAAGCGTATGAGCCAGTCTATGCAACTCTGAAAATTACCGGAGTCGGTTTTGATCACATTCCACCCATTCAGCTGCAAACCGATCCAAAAGTCAAGATCTTGCAAGACAAGCCTCAACATACCGTAGAATTTGCACCGGATGGAGCACATGTTCGGTATGAAATTTCATATGCACTCATTGAAAAACGCGATTTTGATATAGAGCCTTTGGATCTTAAAATGTTTGATTACCGATCACTCCAGAGAGTTTCAACTCCCAAATATCATATCACAGTCAAAAAAACTCCTATTCAGCCAGATACGACCAATAATCCTCCGAAAATAGAGCCAGTTTTTCATACTTTCAAAAAGATTCTTACCTATATTTTTATCTTTTTTGCCGGACTTCTCACTGGGCTACTTCTTTTTGTTATCTTTAAAAGACGCTATCAAAAACGATTTGAAATCCTTTTAGCCAAAGATGAAAGAAATCTTTTGCAGATTTTAGCACCCCTTCCGGGCTTTGAAGAGGAAAAAGAGCTTCTCAATGCTGCGATAAGTCGTAACAAGAAAGTGTCATTATCGAAAATCAAGAAAAAAATCCTAAAGGAAATGCGATGA
- the pstB gene encoding phosphate ABC transporter ATP-binding protein PstB yields MAVLCEVKEPKEIEIKNFSFYYKGSDRPALKNITLPVAKNRVTALIGPSGCGKSTLLRSLNRIHDLYPGNRYEGEVLFEGRNILEKKIDLIALRIKIGMIFQKPTPFPMSIFDNVAYGLRLQGIKNKTELKDRVEEALKGAALWDEVKDRLKDDANALSGGQQQRLCIARAVAVKPKVLLFDEPTSALDPISTQAIEELVIELKDQMTIVIVTHNMQQAARISDYTAFMYMGELIELGITEDFFINPKVKLSEEYITGKFG; encoded by the coding sequence ATGGCAGTGTTGTGTGAAGTGAAAGAGCCAAAAGAGATTGAGATTAAAAATTTTAGCTTCTATTATAAAGGAAGCGATAGACCGGCACTTAAAAATATTACACTTCCAGTTGCAAAAAACAGAGTGACAGCGCTTATAGGTCCTAGCGGATGTGGGAAATCGACACTTCTCAGAAGCCTCAATCGTATTCATGATCTCTATCCGGGAAATCGGTATGAAGGTGAAGTTCTTTTTGAAGGAAGAAATATTCTGGAAAAAAAGATTGACCTCATTGCACTTCGTATCAAAATAGGGATGATTTTTCAAAAACCGACCCCTTTTCCTATGAGTATTTTTGATAATGTCGCTTATGGACTGAGGCTTCAAGGGATTAAAAACAAAACTGAACTAAAGGATAGAGTGGAAGAGGCTTTAAAGGGTGCTGCTTTGTGGGATGAGGTGAAAGATAGACTCAAAGATGATGCCAATGCCCTCTCAGGTGGGCAGCAGCAGCGTCTCTGTATTGCACGAGCGGTGGCAGTGAAGCCAAAAGTGTTGCTTTTTGACGAACCGACCAGTGCACTCGACCCTATCAGTACCCAAGCGATTGAGGAGTTGGTGATCGAGCTCAAAGATCAGATGACCATAGTTATCGTAACTCACAACATGCAGCAAGCTGCAAGGATTAGCGACTATACAGCCTTCATGTATATGGGAGAGCTTATAGAGCTCGGTATTACAGAAGATTTCTTTATCAATCCAAAAGTGAAGCTCTCCGAAGAGTACATCACTGGGAAATTTGGCTAA
- a CDS encoding DUF58 domain-containing protein, which produces MKQLIIKAKKAVYAHQHGIFSASIGEGFDFVELTEYDYVSDAKKIDWIAYAKSGEAYMKLYQEEHMRNITIIPLLSGSLYFGFSRLKWEMLLEAVVLVGFSALASKDNLTWVSIDNKADLLRISNEYELEKLFLTFSKESIIGKSVTFNIDQLFYRLDQKHLIILLGDFLDPISLKLLPTKHEVVVIAFANRAKHFSKEAILKDTQNLNEKSVKLTPKTIDTYIKKTDTLQQEHLMQLKKQGCDMLTIYEDEDIFTKLQLFFGSR; this is translated from the coding sequence ATGAAACAGCTCATCATAAAAGCAAAAAAGGCAGTCTACGCCCACCAACATGGAATCTTTAGTGCTAGCATAGGAGAGGGATTTGATTTTGTAGAACTAACGGAATATGACTATGTCAGTGACGCAAAAAAGATCGATTGGATTGCCTATGCCAAGAGTGGTGAAGCCTATATGAAACTCTATCAAGAGGAGCATATGCGAAACATTACAATCATTCCGCTTCTTAGTGGGTCACTCTATTTTGGATTTTCGAGACTTAAATGGGAAATGCTCCTTGAAGCAGTTGTGCTTGTAGGATTTTCTGCATTAGCCTCAAAAGACAATCTCACATGGGTTTCAATCGATAATAAAGCAGATCTATTGCGTATTTCAAATGAATATGAGTTGGAAAAACTGTTTTTGACTTTTTCGAAAGAATCCATCATAGGGAAATCCGTCACTTTCAATATAGATCAACTTTTTTACCGATTGGATCAAAAGCATCTCATCATTCTACTTGGCGACTTTTTAGATCCAATCTCTTTGAAACTTCTTCCTACCAAACATGAAGTGGTTGTCATCGCATTTGCAAACAGAGCGAAACACTTCTCTAAAGAAGCTATTCTCAAAGATACCCAAAACCTTAATGAAAAGAGCGTAAAACTCACTCCTAAAACCATCGATACATACATTAAAAAAACAGATACTCTCCAACAAGAACATTTGATGCAACTAAAAAAACAAGGATGCGATATGCTCACAATTTATGAGGATGAAGATATCTTCACAAAACTGCAACTCTTTTTCGGGAGTCGATAA
- a CDS encoding vWA domain-containing protein, whose product MNIAFEYPWFLTLLPLVVCFIQCKREHLKIYFAKTNLFPRFQIRFTFLPLLTFLLFVIALSNPFLYSSIKLDDRKGRDLVLALDASGSMEESLYDEKSKFEVVKSMAQNFFHKRFDDNIGIVIFGSFAYIAAPLTYDTKALDFLINYLEPSIAGNNTAIGEGLWQGIKALQADTAKQKVLILITDGHHNSGSISPRQAVEKAKKLGIKIYTIGLGDADKHLLEQIAKESGGKFFYAKSEEDLQSIFSELNKLEPSPIRSGSYENKRYLFTYFLIAALLLLGMQLYRSYR is encoded by the coding sequence ATGAATATCGCATTTGAGTATCCTTGGTTCTTAACCCTGTTGCCACTTGTTGTATGTTTTATTCAGTGCAAGAGAGAACATCTCAAAATCTACTTTGCAAAAACCAATCTGTTTCCACGGTTTCAGATCCGATTCACTTTTCTACCGCTTCTTACATTCCTTCTCTTTGTCATAGCTCTATCCAATCCGTTTCTCTACTCCTCTATCAAACTGGATGATCGGAAAGGAAGAGATCTTGTTTTGGCTCTGGATGCAAGTGGGTCGATGGAGGAGAGCCTCTATGATGAAAAGAGCAAATTTGAAGTGGTCAAATCGATGGCGCAAAACTTTTTCCATAAACGCTTTGATGACAATATCGGTATCGTCATCTTTGGCTCCTTCGCCTACATTGCCGCTCCTCTTACATACGATACAAAGGCTCTTGATTTTTTGATAAACTACCTGGAACCCTCCATTGCCGGCAACAATACCGCCATTGGCGAAGGGTTGTGGCAAGGCATCAAGGCGTTGCAAGCCGATACTGCAAAACAAAAGGTCCTCATCCTCATAACTGACGGTCATCACAACAGCGGCTCCATATCGCCTCGACAAGCGGTAGAGAAAGCAAAGAAGCTAGGTATCAAAATCTATACGATTGGTCTTGGGGACGCGGACAAACATCTTTTAGAGCAGATCGCAAAGGAAAGTGGCGGAAAATTTTTCTATGCAAAAAGTGAAGAGGATCTACAATCAATCTTCAGTGAACTCAACAAGCTTGAGCCAAGTCCTATTAGAAGCGGAAGTTATGAAAACAAACGGTACCTTTTTACCTATTTTCTAATTGCAGCACTGCTGCTTCTTGGCATGCAGCTTTACAGGAGCTATCGATGA